A genomic window from Pseudonocardia broussonetiae includes:
- a CDS encoding SAM-dependent methyltransferase: MSDDRGLDDAPAIPDVDLTRPSIARVYDYVLGGKDHYEIDRQVSAALFRAVPETSQLALDNRNHLRRAVTWLVREAGIRQILDLGSGLPTAGNVHAIAHAVDPSVRVVYVDIDPIVLAHGRALLEDDETTTVILGDIRDIDAVFDHPAVRSMIDTTQPFAVLAASILHHLSDDEDPYGVAASITAKLSPGSYALFSNFLDDDEPRAKALERAFLDGGLGTGRFRTWAEQQRFFEGLELVEPGLTYANDWRPDDQTPTDSPTHTLYAAGVGRKA, from the coding sequence CTCGACGACGCGCCCGCGATCCCGGACGTCGACCTGACCCGTCCGTCGATCGCGCGCGTCTACGACTACGTGCTCGGCGGCAAGGACCACTACGAGATCGACCGGCAGGTCTCCGCCGCGCTGTTCCGCGCCGTGCCCGAGACCAGCCAGCTCGCCCTGGACAACCGCAACCACCTGCGCCGCGCCGTCACCTGGCTGGTGCGCGAGGCCGGCATCCGGCAGATCCTCGACCTCGGCTCGGGCCTGCCGACCGCGGGCAACGTGCACGCGATCGCGCACGCCGTCGACCCCTCGGTGCGGGTCGTCTACGTCGACATCGACCCCATCGTGCTGGCCCACGGCCGCGCGCTGCTCGAGGACGACGAGACCACCACGGTCATCCTCGGCGACATCCGCGACATCGACGCGGTCTTCGACCACCCCGCCGTGCGCTCGATGATCGACACCACGCAGCCCTTCGCGGTGCTCGCGGCCAGCATCCTGCACCACCTGTCCGACGACGAGGACCCGTACGGGGTGGCCGCCTCGATCACGGCGAAGCTCAGCCCGGGCAGCTACGCGCTGTTCAGCAACTTCCTCGACGACGACGAGCCGCGGGCGAAGGCGCTGGAGCGCGCGTTCCTCGACGGCGGCCTGGGCACCGGCCGGTTCCGCACCTGGGCCGAGCAGCAGCGGTTCTTCGAGGGCCTGGAGCTCGTGGAGCCGGGCCTGACCTACGCCAACGACTGGCGGCCCGACGACCAGACCCCCACCGACAGCCCCACCCACACCCTCTACGCCGCGGGCGTGGGGCGGAAGGCGTAG